In a genomic window of Bacteroidota bacterium:
- a CDS encoding acyltransferase, whose translation MPRKVKSGLIQMSLPMTEGEGSIEQIVEAMYEKHIPYIEKAGQEGVQILCLQEIFNTPYFCPGQDKLWYASAEAVPGPTTERLAVYAKKYGMVIVVPVYEKESAGFLYNTAAVIDADGKYLGKYRKNHIPHTSGFWEKFFFKPGNLGYPVFQTAYAKVGVYICYDRHFPDGARCLGLNGAEIVYNPSATVAGLSQYLWKLEQPAHAAANGYFMGCINRVGTEKPWNLGKFYGTSYFVDPRGQIFAQASEDNDELLVAEFDLDMIEEVRSTWQFFRDRRPETYGKLTEL comes from the coding sequence ATGCCTAGAAAAGTAAAATCCGGACTCATCCAAATGAGTCTTCCCATGACCGAAGGCGAAGGTTCGATTGAGCAAATCGTCGAGGCGATGTACGAGAAACACATTCCCTACATCGAGAAGGCAGGTCAGGAAGGGGTCCAAATCCTCTGTTTGCAAGAGATTTTCAATACGCCCTATTTCTGCCCCGGTCAGGACAAACTTTGGTATGCAAGTGCCGAAGCTGTGCCGGGTCCGACCACGGAACGGCTTGCCGTTTATGCCAAAAAATACGGCATGGTCATCGTGGTGCCTGTGTATGAAAAGGAAAGCGCGGGCTTTCTTTACAATACCGCGGCCGTGATCGATGCCGATGGCAAATACCTCGGCAAATACCGCAAAAACCATATCCCGCATACGAGCGGATTTTGGGAGAAATTTTTCTTCAAACCCGGCAATCTTGGTTATCCCGTTTTTCAAACGGCGTATGCCAAGGTGGGGGTATATATTTGTTATGACCGCCACTTCCCGGATGGTGCCCGCTGCCTCGGTTTGAACGGCGCGGAAATCGTGTACAACCCGAGTGCCACCGTCGCAGGCTTGAGCCAATATCTCTGGAAACTTGAGCAACCCGCGCATGCTGCCGCGAACGGTTATTTCATGGGATGCATCAACCGTGTCGGCACTGAAAAACCCTGGAATCTGGGCAAATTCTACGGCACAAGCTATTTTGTCGATCCACGCGGCCAGATTTTTGCACAAGCAAGCGAAGACAATGATGAATTGCTCGTCGCCGAATTTGACCTCGACATGATCGAGGAAGTGCGTTCCACATGGCAGTTTTTCAGGGATCGCAGGCCGGAAACTTATGGGAAATTGACGGAGCTGTAA
- a CDS encoding alpha-glucosidase, with translation MHLSNYNIKLGILAFLAILLAARSEVSAQIQVRQTSAELSFWLPGKSQPAIAFPLGEDWLIAADGKSSIKQRMGSFKLKDHLLKPFRFDAIDSVVTHSGRAITVFIQLANGKTKMQAKMLVTHPTEDHLQLKVLPVAESPTTDRLILRYVQSSAAHIFGGGEQFSHLNLQGHKVPMIVEENGIGRGDPKITPFTRLAGVAGNEFSTYCPIPFYMTTEGKGIAVTGGSPSQLDFSKPDRVEIDAMEASLTLVIWQKPQPLDILEAFSTINGRFPILPDWAWGTWLGIQGGAKQVDERVARLQAFGCKLAAIWIQDWVGKRQTQFGSRLQWHWEADTVQYPRIQQWITAKNAAGIKVLGYINPFLKAESHWADSLAQFLVKDIQGLPRLFPVGGFDAFQFELHDPATRKMLSEMIRKNMIDIGFSGWMADFAEWYPVASDSKGNKAKHEGSIAAHNDYPIRWQQVNRMAIESTGHPEDYVYFSRSGYLGAGQYASTYWAGDQMTSWGENDGLPSAVTAMISSGMSGIAINHSDLGGYTNVSNGMLHIDRSFILMERWAEFAAFTPIFRTHEGLLKRDDQVWGLTKPHPGFLRMAKAHDALGDYLKALNVEAHEKGWPMIRHLWLHYPEDPNVLDLKYEYLLGRDILVIPNVWLHTTKDPEKVKVPAYFPEGEWEHLIRSNIQVKGPQSLEVTAWMGCPAVYIRSDSKWKESLQSAIAKAFAEKL, from the coding sequence ATGCACTTGTCAAATTACAATATCAAGCTTGGTATACTGGCATTTCTGGCAATCCTGTTGGCAGCAAGGTCGGAAGTTTCTGCGCAAATCCAAGTGCGTCAAACGAGCGCCGAATTGTCCTTTTGGTTGCCGGGAAAAAGCCAACCTGCGATCGCATTTCCTTTGGGAGAAGATTGGCTGATTGCTGCGGATGGGAAATCATCCATCAAACAGCGAATGGGTTCCTTCAAGTTGAAAGATCACCTGCTGAAGCCATTTCGGTTTGACGCCATTGACTCGGTGGTGACCCATTCGGGGCGTGCAATCACCGTTTTTATCCAGCTTGCGAATGGAAAAACCAAGATGCAGGCAAAAATGCTGGTGACGCATCCGACCGAAGACCACTTGCAGCTCAAGGTTCTGCCCGTCGCCGAATCGCCTACAACCGACCGCTTGATCCTGCGTTACGTTCAATCTTCGGCAGCCCATATCTTCGGCGGCGGAGAACAATTCAGCCACCTCAATTTGCAGGGACACAAGGTTCCGATGATTGTCGAGGAAAACGGAATCGGACGCGGCGACCCCAAAATCACGCCTTTCACACGGTTGGCGGGTGTGGCCGGAAATGAATTTTCGACCTATTGCCCGATTCCGTTTTACATGACGACCGAAGGCAAGGGAATTGCGGTGACAGGCGGAAGCCCTTCGCAGCTGGATTTCAGCAAACCCGATCGCGTGGAAATTGATGCGATGGAGGCAAGCCTCACGCTCGTCATCTGGCAAAAGCCGCAACCTTTGGATATTTTGGAGGCCTTCAGCACGATCAACGGGCGATTTCCCATTTTGCCGGACTGGGCTTGGGGGACATGGTTGGGCATTCAAGGCGGTGCAAAACAGGTGGATGAACGCGTCGCCCGCTTGCAGGCGTTTGGCTGTAAATTGGCCGCAATTTGGATCCAAGACTGGGTCGGAAAGCGGCAAACGCAATTCGGAAGTCGCTTGCAATGGCATTGGGAAGCTGATACGGTGCAATATCCGCGGATCCAACAATGGATAACGGCCAAAAACGCTGCCGGAATCAAAGTCTTGGGTTATATCAATCCGTTTTTGAAAGCTGAAAGCCATTGGGCGGATTCATTGGCGCAGTTTCTGGTCAAAGACATTCAAGGTCTTCCGCGACTGTTCCCGGTGGGTGGTTTCGATGCTTTTCAATTCGAATTGCACGATCCGGCGACCCGCAAAATGTTGTCCGAGATGATTCGCAAGAACATGATCGACATTGGTTTTTCTGGATGGATGGCTGATTTTGCCGAATGGTACCCGGTCGCATCCGATTCCAAAGGCAACAAGGCAAAGCACGAAGGCAGTATTGCAGCGCACAATGATTATCCCATTCGCTGGCAACAAGTCAACCGCATGGCGATCGAAAGCACGGGGCATCCCGAAGATTATGTTTATTTCAGCCGCTCCGGATATTTAGGTGCAGGACAATATGCATCGACATATTGGGCGGGCGACCAAATGACATCCTGGGGCGAAAACGACGGACTTCCCTCGGCCGTCACTGCCATGATTTCCTCCGGAATGAGTGGAATCGCCATCAACCACAGCGATCTCGGCGGCTATACCAATGTTTCCAACGGCATGCTGCACATCGACCGAAGTTTCATCCTGATGGAGCGATGGGCCGAATTTGCGGCCTTCACGCCCATTTTTCGGACGCACGAAGGATTGCTGAAACGCGACGACCAAGTCTGGGGACTGACAAAACCGCATCCCGGATTTTTGCGCATGGCCAAAGCCCATGATGCCTTAGGGGATTATTTGAAAGCCCTCAATGTCGAAGCGCATGAAAAAGGCTGGCCGATGATCCGACATTTGTGGCTGCATTATCCGGAGGATCCCAATGTACTTGATTTGAAATACGAATATCTCTTGGGGCGTGACATCCTGGTGATTCCGAATGTATGGTTGCACACCACCAAGGATCCAGAAAAAGTGAAAGTCCCAGCCTATTTTCCGGAAGGCGAATGGGAGCATTTGATCCGGAGCAATATACAGGTCAAAGGTCCACAATCCTTGGAGGTCACCGCTTGGATGGGCTGCCCGGCAGTGTACATTCGGAGTGACAGCAAATGGAAGGAAAGTCTGCAAAGTGCGATCGCCAAGGCGTTTGCGGAAAAGCTTTGA
- a CDS encoding GNAT family N-acetyltransferase yields the protein MNALTAQQVKEIAERLDSHERCFIDPITGEVAFWLNFDSGDFDEKEYFSSIGGEEGKVEKARYKKALKTWKEIEPLDSREDYAVMEAFVESLSDSAVQDRLWKALRSSKPFAKFRYEIDNSGKYRQQWFTFQLQQNIIAVQAQLRMYKIEFEAVAKTTSQETSVDTEKPPIPSHIQVQRLGRNDAEALRALTFLFQEVFENETPPTASLSYLSKLLFSEMLVVYNVYCDNELAGGLTAYVLHCYRNQEKELFLYDIAVRQKYQRQGLGMKLLRALQNYAKKNGFRAVFVAADVEDQHALDFYRAAGGIASDVQHFTFQTSF from the coding sequence ATGAATGCACTCACAGCTCAACAGGTGAAGGAAATCGCGGAACGTTTAGATTCGCATGAACGTTGCTTCATCGATCCCATCACCGGGGAAGTCGCATTTTGGTTGAATTTCGACTCTGGAGATTTCGATGAAAAGGAATATTTCAGCAGTATTGGCGGCGAAGAAGGCAAGGTGGAGAAGGCCCGCTACAAGAAGGCACTCAAGACTTGGAAGGAAATCGAACCCTTGGACAGCCGCGAAGATTATGCCGTAATGGAAGCCTTTGTGGAATCTCTCAGCGATTCTGCTGTCCAGGATCGCTTGTGGAAAGCACTTCGTAGCAGTAAGCCATTCGCCAAATTCAGGTACGAAATAGACAATTCCGGGAAATACCGCCAACAATGGTTTACATTCCAATTGCAACAGAACATCATTGCTGTGCAGGCCCAATTGAGGATGTATAAAATTGAATTCGAAGCAGTTGCAAAAACCACCTCCCAAGAAACATCCGTGGACACCGAGAAGCCGCCCATCCCTAGCCACATCCAAGTGCAACGGCTGGGCAGGAACGATGCAGAGGCTCTCCGCGCGCTGACATTCCTGTTTCAAGAAGTCTTTGAGAACGAAACTCCACCGACCGCTAGCCTTTCCTATTTGTCAAAATTGCTCTTCAGCGAAATGCTCGTCGTGTACAATGTCTATTGCGACAATGAATTGGCGGGTGGACTCACAGCCTATGTCCTACATTGTTACCGCAATCAGGAAAAGGAACTTTTCCTTTATGACATTGCCGTCAGGCAGAAATATCAGCGTCAAGGACTAGGAATGAAGCTCTTGCGGGCGCTTCAAAATTATGCGAAGAAAAATGGATTCCGTGCGGTTTTTGTGGCTGCGGATGTCGAAGATCAACATGCCTTGGACTTTTACCGAGCTGCAGGTGGAATAGCGTCTGATGTCCAGCATTTTACATTTCAGACTTCGTTTTGA
- a CDS encoding ChbG/HpnK family deacetylase, which yields MLLKKAPPLSKRDWLRIQSEFATYPFLQLKNIEPYPETRYLILTADDFCCARCIDAGSMLGFSQGIVNTFTAMTTFSGAAETIRQATATYPKLNIGVHLNITSGYPLSPKESIPTLLDKDAQFYKIQRIMARLKRMSLTELEIELRAQIEEFLKSGARLDHLSYQYNILALYAPFFEVVMQLAKDYGVPVRNPIAHSMLDKTTFKKPGTQVVGRKLARNFILRHPVKAVRIARHFKSEWMLERLQQLKEREIKHPDHLIDYFYGNPTSQNMLDILNHLPPGTSELMLHLGQNCHPKELGKGIDKHYLPYREQETAIVTREFLRPFLEKKNIQVISFSDL from the coding sequence ATGTTGTTGAAAAAGGCACCTCCCCTTTCCAAAAGGGATTGGCTGCGGATTCAATCGGAATTCGCGACTTATCCCTTTTTGCAGCTCAAGAACATCGAACCCTATCCTGAAACGCGTTATTTGATCTTGACAGCCGACGATTTTTGCTGCGCTCGTTGCATCGATGCAGGTTCGATGCTGGGGTTTTCCCAGGGCATCGTGAATACGTTCACCGCCATGACGACCTTTTCCGGTGCCGCGGAGACGATTCGGCAAGCAACAGCCACATATCCCAAGCTCAATATCGGCGTTCACTTGAACATCACCTCGGGTTATCCGCTTTCGCCCAAGGAGAGCATCCCGACCTTGTTGGACAAAGACGCACAATTCTACAAGATCCAACGTATCATGGCGCGGCTGAAACGGATGTCGCTGACTGAATTGGAAATAGAATTGCGCGCACAAATCGAGGAATTTCTAAAGTCAGGGGCAAGGCTTGACCATTTGAGTTATCAGTACAATATTTTGGCCTTGTATGCACCATTTTTTGAAGTGGTGATGCAATTGGCCAAGGATTACGGTGTCCCGGTACGGAATCCGATTGCGCATTCGATGCTGGACAAAACAACCTTCAAAAAGCCTGGAACACAAGTCGTAGGGCGGAAGCTAGCGCGCAATTTCATCTTGCGCCATCCCGTAAAGGCCGTCCGCATTGCCCGGCATTTCAAATCCGAATGGATGCTTGAACGATTGCAACAATTGAAGGAAAGGGAAATCAAACACCCCGACCATTTGATTGATTATTTTTACGGGAATCCTACGTCACAAAATATGTTGGACATTCTCAACCACCTGCCACCGGGCACTTCGGAGTTGATGCTTCACCTCGGCCAAAATTGTCATCCCAAGGAATTGGGCAAGGGCATCGACAAACATTATCTCCCCTACCGCGAGCAGGAAACGGCGATCGTCACCCGTGAATTCCTGCGACCCTTTCTGGAAAAGAAAAATATCCAGGTGATTTCATTTTCGGATTTGTAA
- the hydA gene encoding dihydropyrimidinase — protein MGILIRNGNIFTATDNFIGDVYIEGETVVAVGQNLPYTADRVIDATGKFVFPGGIDPHVHLDMPFMGTYSSDNYETGTRAALHGGTTMVIDFVLQTQGKSFRSALEEWQGRSNGNAFGDYSFHMAVTDFNDETAKEIPGMIKEEGITSFKTFMAYKGALMIDDGQMVGLMRVVKENGGLVTVHATNGDMIDHLIAKHRSQGHLSPLYHYLSQPEVTEAEASGRFTDMAEYTGCQGYIVHMTCEGALNAVRRSTLRNQRVHVETCIQYLILDAGLYEGGFEGAKWVMSPPLRQKKDQVNLWAGLNQGLVQVVGTDHCPFMWEQKKMGLHDFSKIPNGHPAIEHRMELLFSEGVRTGKISMNKYVEVTSTNAAKIFGMFPKKGTIAPGSDADIVIFDPKKEHTLGVASHHMHVDYSAYEGWKVTGKTETVLLRGQVAIEDGEVKVAKGYGQFVKRK, from the coding sequence ATGGGAATTCTGATCCGGAACGGGAATATTTTTACTGCCACCGACAATTTCATCGGGGATGTCTATATCGAAGGGGAAACCGTGGTAGCGGTCGGCCAAAACCTGCCTTATACAGCGGACCGCGTCATTGATGCGACAGGAAAATTCGTATTTCCAGGTGGAATTGACCCGCATGTGCACCTCGACATGCCGTTTATGGGAACGTACAGCAGCGACAATTACGAGACGGGTACGCGGGCGGCATTGCATGGCGGCACGACGATGGTGATCGATTTTGTCTTGCAAACGCAGGGAAAATCCTTCCGAAGTGCGCTCGAGGAATGGCAGGGCCGTTCCAATGGCAACGCTTTTGGCGATTACAGTTTCCACATGGCGGTGACGGATTTCAACGATGAGACGGCCAAGGAAATTCCAGGCATGATCAAGGAGGAAGGCATCACGAGCTTCAAAACCTTCATGGCCTACAAAGGCGCCTTGATGATCGACGACGGACAAATGGTCGGGTTGATGCGGGTGGTCAAGGAAAATGGCGGATTGGTTACCGTCCATGCCACCAATGGTGATATGATCGACCACTTGATCGCCAAGCACCGTTCGCAGGGACATTTGAGTCCGCTGTACCATTATTTGAGTCAGCCGGAAGTAACGGAGGCCGAGGCAAGCGGACGGTTTACAGACATGGCGGAATATACAGGTTGCCAAGGCTATATTGTGCACATGACCTGCGAAGGCGCGCTCAATGCGGTCAGGCGGAGCACATTGCGCAATCAGCGTGTGCATGTGGAAACCTGTATTCAATATTTGATCTTGGATGCGGGCTTGTACGAAGGTGGATTCGAAGGCGCAAAATGGGTCATGAGTCCGCCGCTGCGGCAAAAAAAGGATCAGGTCAATCTTTGGGCCGGACTGAACCAAGGTTTGGTGCAAGTGGTGGGAACCGACCATTGCCCATTTATGTGGGAACAGAAAAAGATGGGCCTGCATGACTTCAGCAAAATCCCGAATGGCCACCCTGCGATTGAGCACCGTATGGAATTGTTGTTCAGCGAAGGTGTGCGCACGGGAAAAATTTCGATGAACAAATATGTGGAGGTGACGAGCACGAATGCCGCCAAGATCTTCGGCATGTTCCCCAAAAAGGGCACGATTGCACCGGGTTCGGATGCGGATATTGTGATCTTCGACCCGAAGAAGGAACATACGTTGGGCGTGGCTTCCCATCACATGCATGTGGACTACAGCGCCTACGAAGGCTGGAAAGTCACCGGAAAAACGGAAACGGTCCTCCTGCGCGGGCAAGTGGCCATTGAAGACGGGGAAGTGAAGGTCGCAAAGGGGTATGGGCAGTTTGTGAAGCGGAAGTAA
- a CDS encoding T9SS type A sorting domain-containing protein: MKRKIRLSQFLSLLLLVLCASTALAKVADPGKSRSNELRSCQRVHHGGFAQTQVETRAFTEAEVNIENVDGSFQLSQQIVLNPGNNVLKFRIAEIPAGAYFVRVNVEGYTKAFTMVVK; the protein is encoded by the coding sequence ATGAAACGAAAGATTCGATTATCCCAATTTCTGAGCCTTTTGCTCCTTGTATTGTGCGCATCCACTGCGCTCGCAAAGGTTGCAGACCCTGGAAAATCGCGTTCCAATGAGCTTCGCAGCTGCCAACGGGTACATCATGGTGGATTTGCCCAAACGCAAGTGGAAACAAGGGCTTTCACAGAAGCCGAGGTAAATATCGAAAACGTAGACGGCAGTTTTCAATTGTCGCAACAAATTGTGCTCAATCCGGGAAACAACGTTTTGAAGTTCCGGATTGCTGAAATTCCTGCGGGAGCCTACTTCGTTCGGGTAAACGTCGAGGGCTATACGAAAGCCTTTACGATGGTTGTGAAATAA
- a CDS encoding UDP-2,3-diacylglucosamine diphosphatase, translated as MKNHEQEATTTKRRVDLVVISDVHLGTYGCHATELLRYLESIEPKEVILNGDIIDIWQFSKRYWPDSHMAVLKHLLGWVVAGIPVHYLTGNHDEMLRRFAGMTMGSFQLSNKYVKTFENGDRAWFFHGDVFDVTMRHSKWLAKLGGTGYDLLILLNRAVNYLMVRLGRGKFSLSKKIKNSVKGAVSHISNFEETVADMAIFHGHEFVVCGHIHQPVIREMETQNGRVVYLNSGDWVENLTALEYHAGAWSIFQYEEAAELHLTDDAERVMMASDKVLFEELWKEFQMMVPAGR; from the coding sequence ATGAAAAATCACGAACAGGAAGCCACCACAACAAAACGCCGGGTCGATTTGGTCGTCATTTCTGATGTTCATCTTGGAACTTATGGTTGCCATGCGACGGAATTGCTGCGGTATTTGGAGAGTATTGAGCCGAAGGAAGTGATCCTCAACGGGGACATTATCGACATCTGGCAATTCAGCAAACGTTATTGGCCGGATAGCCACATGGCTGTTTTGAAACACCTGTTGGGTTGGGTCGTAGCGGGGATTCCGGTTCACTACTTGACTGGCAACCACGACGAAATGTTGCGGCGCTTTGCGGGAATGACGATGGGTTCTTTTCAACTGAGCAATAAATATGTCAAGACATTTGAGAATGGGGATCGCGCCTGGTTTTTTCATGGGGATGTCTTTGATGTGACGATGCGGCATAGCAAATGGCTCGCGAAGCTTGGCGGGACGGGCTATGACTTGCTGATCCTGCTCAACCGTGCTGTCAACTATCTGATGGTCAGATTGGGGCGCGGCAAATTCAGTCTTTCGAAGAAAATTAAAAATTCGGTGAAGGGTGCTGTCAGTCATATCAGCAATTTTGAAGAGACGGTGGCTGACATGGCGATTTTTCACGGGCATGAATTTGTGGTTTGCGGGCATATCCATCAGCCGGTCATTCGTGAGATGGAAACACAAAATGGACGCGTAGTCTATTTGAATTCAGGTGATTGGGTGGAGAATTTGACTGCTTTGGAATATCATGCGGGTGCATGGTCCATTTTCCAGTATGAAGAGGCCGCGGAATTGCATTTGACGGACGATGCGGAGCGGGTGATGATGGCGAGCGACAAGGTGCTGTTTGAAGAATTGTGGAAGGAGTTCCAGATGATGGTGCCGGCGGGGCGGTAA